A single Ignavibacteriales bacterium DNA region contains:
- a CDS encoding response regulator transcription factor: MKEIWIIEDNPSYSAMIRSIIDASKNFFCGKEFICAEDALKELSSNSSPDVILTDINLPGISGTEGIKKIKAISGDVEIIVLTVFDDNEKIFEAICNGANGYLLKNSAPEEILSAIESVIDGGSSINAGLARKVFSMFASMKQKENSYGLTKRENEILNYLVDGKTAPEIGKITFTSVQTVQTHIKNIYTKVQVNTRSGLVSKALKEGLVQKK, translated from the coding sequence ATGAAAGAAATATGGATAATTGAGGATAATCCCTCATACTCTGCAATGATCCGGTCAATAATTGACGCCAGTAAAAACTTTTTTTGCGGAAAAGAATTTATTTGCGCGGAGGATGCTCTTAAAGAACTTTCAAGCAACAGTTCGCCGGATGTGATTCTGACGGATATTAATCTTCCGGGAATAAGCGGAACAGAAGGCATAAAAAAGATTAAAGCAATTTCGGGGGATGTTGAAATTATTGTTCTCACCGTGTTTGATGATAACGAAAAAATCTTTGAAGCAATCTGCAATGGAGCAAATGGTTATCTGCTTAAAAATTCGGCACCGGAGGAAATTCTCAGCGCAATAGAATCAGTTATAGACGGCGGCTCATCCATCAATGCGGGCCTTGCGCGGAAGGTTTTCTCGATGTTTGCTTCAATGAAGCAAAAAGAAAACAGTTATGGCCTTACAAAAAGGGAGAATGAAATTCTTAACTATCTGGTGGACGGAAAAACAGCTCCGGAAATCGGCAAAATTACTTTTACCAGCGTGCAGACAGTACAGACGCATATCAAAAACATATATACAAAGGTTCAGGTTAATACCCGGAGCGGGCTGGTTTCAAAAGCCCTGAAAGAGGGGCTGGTTCAGAAAAAATAA
- a CDS encoding T9SS type A sorting domain-containing protein, whose protein sequence is MKQLFFCFVFLLPMYLNGQPQTANPDMAVANLPVRAVAVDGNYTYIGGDFTYVGPNTGNGVKVSTTSQIPDGSFPKVNGYIRAAVPDGSGGWYIGGSFSRVGNYTRNNIAHILSTGAVDETWNPNAGSVVRAIVLDGSYIYVAGDFLSIGGLTRYRLAKLNNTTGAADATWNPHSSHRVYTIAVSDTSIYVGGQFSSVGGQSRFSIAKLNNTTGAADVNWIPNPSATVHTIAVSGNDIYAGGQFTSIGSASRNRIAKLNNTNGAADTVWNPNANNNVYNIVINGSDIYATGIFSSIGGATRNCIAKLNNTTGAADGTWNPDANGTVEVIALAGSDIFAGGSFTSIGGQSFSYIAKLNNTTGAPDVSWNPGAGHSVYTIGVNGSDLYIGGQFVNFNGKSRSRLAKINNVTGEVDPDWNPVSGSPVYAIAVSGDSVFVGGQFANLGGRKNIAKLNNTDGSVITAFNANPNNYVEVIKISGSDLYVGGRFTSIGGASRNRVAKLNSTTGLADATWNPNADNTVFAMETSGSNIFIGGEFTTVNGSVARNRLAKLNTSDGTADSTWNPNADGIVRALAFDGSNVYAGGEFITINGATARNRIVKLNNSDGTADGSWDPNANNIVRSIAISGTDIYAGGDFTSIGGNSLSGAAKLNNTDGASYASWNPSLTVTVNVNTVVLSNDDIYLGGGFTSAGGIAQGYFALFTDRALPVELTTFTAKRISGGILLIWRTATEVNNYGFEIERKGNAQEDNWQTIGFVTGNGNSNSEKNYQFTDTAPLSGRNMYRLKQIDSDGKFTYSPLVETGSIISPDKFTVFQNYPNPFNPETTIRFGLPDEARVKLELFSITGERIAVLMDEMRTAGFHSTKLSTSEFKLSSGIYFYRITAVNSKESISEMKKLTILK, encoded by the coding sequence ATGAAACAGTTATTCTTTTGTTTTGTATTTCTGCTGCCAATGTATTTGAACGGGCAGCCGCAAACAGCAAATCCGGATATGGCGGTTGCTAACTTACCAGTCAGAGCAGTTGCTGTTGATGGCAATTATACTTACATAGGGGGTGATTTTACCTATGTCGGGCCAAATACAGGCAACGGAGTGAAAGTTAGTACAACTTCCCAAATCCCGGATGGCAGTTTTCCTAAAGTGAACGGTTATATCAGAGCGGCAGTTCCGGACGGAAGCGGCGGATGGTATATAGGCGGATCATTCTCACGGGTTGGAAACTACACGCGAAACAATATTGCTCACATACTGAGCACTGGTGCCGTTGATGAAACATGGAATCCAAATGCAGGCAGTGTCGTCAGAGCCATTGTTCTTGACGGCAGTTATATTTATGTCGCAGGAGATTTTCTATCCATTGGCGGTTTAACAAGATACCGGCTGGCAAAACTTAACAATACCACTGGTGCAGCTGATGCAACCTGGAATCCTCATTCGAGCCACCGCGTCTACACTATTGCAGTATCAGACACCAGCATCTACGTCGGAGGTCAGTTTAGCTCAGTCGGTGGTCAATCACGATTCTCCATAGCAAAACTAAACAACACAACCGGCGCGGCTGATGTGAACTGGATTCCAAATCCGAGTGCCACTGTCCATACGATTGCAGTAAGCGGAAACGACATCTATGCAGGAGGGCAATTTACCAGCATTGGCTCCGCCTCCAGAAATAGGATTGCAAAGCTCAACAACACAAACGGTGCCGCTGATACAGTATGGAACCCAAATGCCAACAATAATGTGTACAATATTGTAATAAACGGCAGCGATATATATGCAACCGGTATATTTTCCTCTATTGGAGGGGCAACCAGAAACTGTATTGCTAAGCTAAACAACACAACCGGAGCGGCTGACGGAACATGGAATCCAGATGCAAACGGTACTGTAGAAGTTATTGCTCTTGCCGGTAGTGATATTTTTGCGGGCGGGTCATTTACCTCTATTGGAGGGCAGTCATTTTCATATATTGCCAAACTGAACAATACCACTGGTGCTCCTGACGTATCCTGGAATCCGGGCGCCGGCCACAGTGTATATACTATTGGAGTAAACGGCAGCGACCTGTATATAGGCGGACAATTTGTGAATTTTAACGGAAAAAGCCGCAGCCGGCTTGCAAAAATCAACAATGTAACCGGTGAAGTTGATCCGGACTGGAACCCTGTTTCAGGAAGTCCCGTCTATGCTATCGCAGTCAGCGGAGACAGTGTTTTCGTGGGCGGACAGTTTGCCAACCTCGGGGGCAGAAAAAATATTGCAAAACTGAACAACACAGATGGCAGCGTAATAACAGCTTTTAATGCAAACCCAAATAATTATGTTGAAGTGATAAAAATTAGCGGAAGTGATTTATATGTCGGGGGGCGATTTACCTCAATCGGAGGTGCATCAAGGAATCGTGTTGCAAAGCTTAACAGCACAACTGGTTTAGCAGATGCAACCTGGAATCCAAACGCTGACAATACGGTATTTGCCATGGAAACCAGCGGAAGCAATATATTCATTGGCGGCGAGTTTACCACGGTAAACGGCTCCGTTGCCAGAAACCGGCTTGCAAAACTAAATACTTCTGACGGCACTGCCGACAGCACATGGAATCCCAACGCGGACGGAATTGTCCGTGCTCTTGCCTTTGACGGAAGTAATGTTTACGCAGGCGGAGAATTCATTACCATTAACGGTGCTACGGCAAGAAACCGGATCGTTAAGCTGAACAACTCGGATGGCACGGCGGACGGTTCCTGGGACCCCAATGCCAACAATATTGTTCGCTCAATCGCTATAAGCGGCACTGACATCTATGCAGGCGGTGATTTTACCAGTATTGGGGGTAATTCCCTTTCCGGTGCAGCCAAGCTGAACAATACCGATGGAGCATCTTATGCTTCATGGAATCCATCGCTGACCGTAACCGTAAATGTCAATACCGTAGTACTCAGCAATGATGATATATATCTTGGAGGCGGCTTTACAAGCGCAGGAGGAATTGCACAGGGATACTTTGCGCTCTTTACGGACCGCGCCCTGCCTGTTGAACTCACAACTTTTACTGCGAAACGAATTTCAGGAGGTATATTGCTCATCTGGCGCACTGCAACAGAAGTAAATAATTACGGTTTTGAAATTGAGCGCAAAGGCAATGCACAGGAAGATAATTGGCAGACTATCGGATTTGTTACCGGAAACGGCAACAGTAATTCTGAAAAGAACTATCAGTTTACTGACACAGCTCCTCTTTCAGGCAGAAATATGTACCGCCTTAAGCAAATCGATTCGGATGGTAAGTTTACGTATAGCCCCTTAGTTGAAACGGGAAGCATAATTTCCCCTGACAAATTTACTGTTTTTCAAAATTATCCAAATCCGTTTAACCCTGAAACAACGATAAGATTCGGACTTCCGGATGAAGCCCGGGTTAAACTGGAACTTTTCAGCATTACCGGAGAACGCATTGCGGTGCTAATGGATGAAATGCGTACAGCCGGTTTCCATTCAACGAAACTGAGCACCAGTGAATTTAAACTTTCTTCCGGAATCTATTTTTACCGGATAACCGCGGTCAACAGCAAAGAGAGCATCAGCGAAATGAAAAAACTGACAATACTTAAATAA